A window from Kovacikia minuta CCNUW1 encodes these proteins:
- a CDS encoding TetR/AcrR family transcriptional regulator: MTPPKSKPPERDLSPEKTQAILEGAMQEFLERGFTAATMDRVASAAGVSKATVYSHFQDKEGLFAALIQQMVQKKFQSIFAPQNDQMLQEEPEVVLRRLATIALSVGTNDPQFLNFLRLIIGESGRFPQLAQAFVRNIEKTSFSMLRQYFSSCPKLKLRDPEATARVFIGALIHFMIVQEMLHGKDIIPMERDRLVDTLIELITSQAL, from the coding sequence ATGACCCCCCCCAAGTCCAAACCTCCAGAACGTGACCTGTCTCCAGAAAAAACTCAAGCGATCCTGGAGGGTGCAATGCAAGAATTCCTGGAGCGGGGTTTTACGGCTGCCACGATGGATCGAGTTGCATCAGCCGCAGGTGTCTCTAAAGCAACGGTCTACAGTCATTTTCAAGACAAGGAAGGATTGTTTGCTGCCCTGATTCAGCAGATGGTGCAGAAAAAATTTCAGTCCATTTTTGCGCCCCAGAATGATCAGATGTTGCAGGAAGAGCCAGAGGTCGTTTTGCGCCGGTTAGCAACGATCGCCCTGAGTGTCGGCACCAATGATCCGCAGTTTCTTAACTTCTTGCGGCTCATCATTGGTGAGTCGGGGCGCTTTCCGCAATTAGCCCAGGCATTTGTCCGCAATATTGAAAAGACAAGTTTTAGTATGTTGCGGCAATATTTCAGCTCGTGCCCAAAGCTCAAATTGCGCGATCCGGAGGCAACCGCACGGGTCTTCATTGGGGCACTCATCCACTTCATGATTGTCCAGGAAATGTTGCATGGCAAAGACATTATCCCGATGGAGCGCGATCGCCTGGTTGATACCTTAATTGAGCTGATTACCAGTCAGGCTTTATGA
- a CDS encoding NfeD-like protein, which produces MLSVYWFCFAIGGVFVLLAVLGGFDGVDFDTHDFDFHSDADFEVVDPGDRAPLKSSAVARSPKSGRFLRSLFGVVKSLKFWTFGSCFFGLTGIVLSSLQLGLPPLTIAILAVGMGILCGAGISGALLSLRRQQTDSLVRTTDLVGLIGTVEIPFSKTSRGKVRLQVKGSQLNLMAYTDESSELLAGDPVLVVGTEQNRLWVVSANRLDHGSNPVDPAE; this is translated from the coding sequence ATGCTGTCAGTCTACTGGTTTTGTTTTGCGATCGGTGGGGTTTTCGTGCTCCTTGCCGTGCTGGGTGGATTCGATGGTGTCGATTTTGATACCCATGATTTTGATTTCCATAGTGATGCAGATTTTGAAGTCGTCGATCCGGGTGACCGCGCCCCCCTAAAGTCTTCTGCTGTGGCGCGATCGCCCAAATCTGGAAGATTCCTCCGTTCCCTATTTGGAGTGGTCAAAAGCCTTAAGTTTTGGACCTTTGGCAGTTGCTTCTTCGGTCTAACTGGGATTGTGCTCTCGTCCCTGCAATTAGGGTTGCCACCGCTGACAATTGCGATTTTGGCAGTAGGAATGGGTATCCTCTGTGGAGCAGGAATTTCAGGTGCTCTTCTGTCCCTCCGCCGACAGCAAACCGACAGCCTGGTTCGTACTACGGATCTGGTGGGATTAATTGGAACGGTGGAAATTCCTTTTAGCAAAACCAGTCGGGGCAAGGTTCGACTGCAAGTTAAAGGATCACAGTTGAATCTCATGGCTTACACCGATGAGTCCAGCGAACTGCTTGCCGGCGACCCGGTGCTGGTAGTGGGGACAGAGCAAAATCGGCTTTGGGTCGTGTCTGCCAATCGTCTAGATCACGGTTCAAACCCAGTTGATCCAGCGGAATAA
- a CDS encoding flotillin family protein, translating into MNTQIVNIEPQFKATLEQDGRTIQVAQVDANPTASYHREGEVSLASISAFPIALSLFGVILFIWFVKNFMQICNPNEILILSGRKHRTKEGEEVGYRVIFGGRVIAIPILETVKRMDLTTMPVPVEVKNAYSKGGTPLHIQAIANVKISGDPAVVGNAIERFLGRDRSEVARVARETLEGNLRGVVAMLTPEQVNEDRLEFAERIAQDVSRDLVKLGLQLDTLKIQSVADDMDYLRSIGRKQIAHIIRDAQIAEAEAVSQAEKIESECQQRAEVAKSQALAVIQQKQNELRTVKAELEQQARSEEERTKAAGKEARARAEQQLQTVRAELERLRLEADRVLPAAAEREAKILMAKGSAAELAENAKASAMVNDLLSEVWQKTGVNAAEVFLLQQIEMILQEAATIPNRMHLHQVNVIDNGDGKSLASLMNVYPEIVRQFLNRVEDTLGIDVSATLNRQNGHQKGEK; encoded by the coding sequence ATGAATACTCAAATCGTCAATATCGAGCCTCAGTTCAAAGCCACCCTGGAGCAGGACGGTAGGACAATTCAGGTCGCGCAGGTGGATGCTAATCCAACCGCTTCGTACCACAGAGAGGGGGAGGTATCCCTCGCCTCTATTTCCGCTTTTCCCATTGCCCTGTCCCTCTTTGGTGTCATTCTGTTCATCTGGTTTGTCAAGAACTTCATGCAGATCTGCAACCCGAACGAAATTTTGATTCTTTCAGGACGCAAGCATCGCACTAAGGAAGGGGAGGAAGTGGGTTATCGGGTAATTTTTGGGGGACGGGTGATTGCCATTCCCATCCTGGAAACTGTGAAGCGCATGGATCTAACGACCATGCCCGTTCCCGTGGAGGTAAAGAATGCCTACTCAAAGGGAGGCACACCACTCCATATCCAGGCGATCGCCAATGTCAAAATATCTGGCGATCCAGCCGTTGTGGGGAATGCGATCGAACGGTTTTTGGGGCGCGATCGCTCCGAAGTGGCACGGGTGGCACGGGAAACCCTGGAGGGCAACCTGCGTGGAGTTGTTGCCATGCTGACCCCAGAGCAGGTGAACGAAGATCGGCTGGAATTTGCCGAACGAATTGCCCAGGACGTTTCTCGCGACTTAGTGAAACTGGGACTACAACTCGATACGCTCAAAATTCAAAGCGTTGCCGATGATATGGACTATTTGCGGTCGATCGGACGGAAGCAAATCGCCCATATTATTCGAGATGCCCAAATTGCTGAGGCAGAAGCGGTGAGCCAGGCAGAGAAGATTGAATCAGAATGCCAACAACGGGCAGAAGTTGCTAAGTCCCAGGCACTCGCGGTGATCCAACAAAAGCAGAATGAGTTACGCACGGTAAAAGCAGAACTGGAGCAACAAGCCCGTTCTGAAGAGGAACGCACAAAAGCAGCGGGAAAAGAAGCGAGAGCCAGGGCAGAACAGCAACTCCAAACGGTGCGGGCAGAACTGGAACGCCTGCGTCTGGAAGCCGATCGGGTCTTGCCCGCTGCCGCCGAACGGGAAGCCAAAATTCTGATGGCAAAAGGGTCGGCTGCCGAACTGGCAGAAAACGCCAAAGCCTCGGCAATGGTCAACGATTTGCTATCTGAGGTCTGGCAGAAAACCGGAGTCAATGCTGCGGAAGTGTTTCTCCTGCAACAAATTGAGATGATTTTACAGGAGGCTGCCACCATTCCCAATCGCATGCATTTGCATCAGGTCAACGTGATTGACAACGGTGATGGCAAATCATTGGCAAGCCTGATGAATGTTTACCCCGAAATTGTGCGTCAGTTTTTAAATCGGGTCGAAGACACCCTTGGAATTGACGTTTCAGCAACCTTGAACCGCCAGAATGGACACCAGAAGGGAGAAAAATAA
- a CDS encoding flotillin family protein, whose product MLEAIVALLGIMGLGTGAGVFVIRNLYYICQPNEVLIFAGSSRQLADGRRVGYRLVKGGSSVRVPLLERALRMDLTNMIIELKVANAYSKGGIPLKVDGVANIKIAGEEPVIHNAIERLLGKSRQEIEQMAKETLEGNLRGVLASLTPEQVNEDKIAFAKSLLDEAEDDLEKLGLVLDTLQIQNISDDVRYLDSIGRKQQADLLRDARIAEAKAQSESAVQTAENQKITELSRLDRDMGIARAEAERRIKDATTMRNAVIAEAEAEIASELARIQADVPVQQERIKQVEQQLQADVIAPAEADCKQAIARAQGNAARITEDGKARAEGTMRLAESWHTAGTNARDIFLLQRLEPLLKTLTSAVPDVEVQNVTIIDASQGNTATKAAAFIEQLRQTTGIDLTEAVQQLTHSRPNQLPEQRDE is encoded by the coding sequence ATGTTAGAAGCAATTGTTGCTCTGTTGGGCATTATGGGTCTGGGAACGGGCGCTGGCGTGTTTGTGATCCGCAATCTGTACTACATCTGCCAACCCAACGAGGTGTTGATCTTTGCGGGTAGTTCGCGTCAACTTGCCGATGGACGCCGTGTGGGGTATCGCCTCGTCAAGGGGGGCAGCAGTGTCCGGGTTCCCCTGCTAGAACGGGCACTGCGGATGGATTTGACCAATATGATCATTGAGTTGAAAGTGGCAAATGCCTACTCGAAGGGGGGTATTCCCTTGAAAGTGGATGGGGTCGCCAACATCAAAATTGCGGGTGAGGAACCCGTCATTCACAATGCGATCGAACGGCTGCTGGGCAAAAGTCGCCAGGAAATTGAGCAAATGGCAAAGGAAACCCTGGAGGGCAATTTGCGCGGTGTTCTCGCCAGTTTGACACCAGAACAGGTAAATGAGGACAAAATTGCCTTTGCCAAAAGCCTCCTGGATGAGGCAGAAGATGATCTGGAAAAACTGGGATTAGTGTTAGACACCCTGCAAATTCAAAACATTTCCGATGATGTGCGGTATCTGGATTCGATCGGGCGCAAGCAACAGGCAGACCTGCTGCGGGATGCTCGCATTGCCGAAGCAAAAGCCCAATCCGAGTCAGCCGTTCAAACGGCGGAGAATCAAAAAATTACTGAACTCAGCCGATTGGATCGGGATATGGGAATTGCCCGTGCTGAAGCGGAGCGTCGAATCAAAGATGCCACAACCATGCGGAATGCCGTCATCGCGGAAGCCGAAGCCGAAATTGCCTCGGAGCTTGCCCGCATTCAAGCAGATGTGCCCGTTCAACAGGAGCGGATTAAGCAGGTCGAGCAACAGCTTCAAGCCGATGTGATTGCCCCCGCAGAAGCAGACTGTAAACAGGCGATCGCCCGTGCTCAAGGTAATGCCGCCCGCATTACTGAAGATGGCAAAGCCCGGGCTGAAGGCACCATGCGCCTGGCTGAGTCGTGGCATACCGCAGGTACCAACGCCCGTGACATTTTTCTGCTGCAACGGCTGGAACCCCTGCTCAAGACGCTTACCTCCGCCGTTCCCGATGTCGAAGTGCAAAATGTCACGATCATCGATGCCAGCCAGGGCAACACGGCAACCAAAGCCGCAGCCTTTATCGAGCAACTCCGCCAAACCACAGGCATCGACCTGACTGAAGCCGTTCAGCAATTGACCCATTCCCGCCCAAATCAACTACCAGAACAAAGGGACGAGTAA
- a CDS encoding GNAT family N-acetyltransferase produces the protein MEPIFEFASVSDIEVLIQLMREFYEHEHLSFNEQTARSALQLILSNHLYGQIYLIRIAQEIIGYLVVTFGFSLEFGGRDAFVDELYIQEKYRRQGIGTKGLQFAEEICQEQGIQALHLEVERENTKAQAVYRKAGFTDHDRYLLTKSLLNC, from the coding sequence ATGGAACCCATCTTCGAGTTTGCGTCTGTTTCAGACATAGAGGTGCTGATCCAATTGATGCGTGAGTTCTATGAACATGAACACCTGTCTTTTAATGAACAAACTGCGCGTTCAGCTTTACAACTGATCTTGAGTAACCACTTGTATGGTCAAATTTATCTGATCCGCATTGCTCAAGAAATCATTGGCTATCTCGTTGTGACCTTTGGTTTCAGTTTAGAGTTTGGCGGGCGTGATGCTTTCGTGGATGAACTCTATATTCAGGAAAAATACCGCAGACAGGGGATTGGAACGAAGGGGTTACAGTTTGCTGAAGAGATTTGCCAGGAACAAGGTATTCAGGCTTTACATCTAGAGGTAGAGCGTGAAAATACAAAAGCTCAGGCTGTTTATCGAAAAGCGGGATTTACGGATCACGATCGATATCTTTTAACAAAATCGTTATTGAATTGTTAA